The Candidatus Nanohalovita haloferacivicina genome has a window encoding:
- a CDS encoding LamG domain-containing protein, whose amino-acid sequence MHSLNIITPYDARILIAAVTLIVAFSAGFDTLQKQNSFSASLSDENRSGLSASSNPLSQTASSSALKEGLEAYYRFDTLDISSGNSIEFDGTDDYIEANVEEYPSDDCRNNCNNPVTISVWIKPTQEIQESAIAGRMDKGTNHWNGWGSGIKYVDGEVRAFSRNDYGDTNPPPLNHTLSNPTEWHHIIAVLRTDNGKLFVDGKLVEQGNLNSGYSYEFGIGAQVNEGNSKNFQGQIQNIKIYNRSITQKEAKTLFSDKPAPRENLVLSYLFKGPQSCDLTSNNSCITDDSGRGNAGTPRNFDDNSFNTGSGWNSKGPVERLKFENHVKGYEQSLIFNNREGLISGGFFEGWEDNNSDGWQTNCGGEPSSRIVEEGYKSDYSYLMNSTGGDGLACAKMSDFDYDAVQGTEIQYACRGYGCKLIVYNGSTSISSGPGTSQHEFHSEWKTYTTTIDKTEADTNIYFYNDDTVGHWVQIDDITEGPIPSEGKYGNSYDFDGANDYVAVPDLIDKDNFSISLWFKPEKSDWESTLYDMSSSSKYFYIEGTQSNITWGREASCDNDLRVTVDHSFTPGEWYQVSVTGAYNTSMPDTVYVNGEKKATEVAYNGGGVMCEKPNYGEPHIGAITDTYGGVNTNFTGKIDDVRFYSKTLSASEEQRLYRGEQVTDGLTAQWSFDSGELGKVYDTATAGKEGILDSKGVNFGEAYNKIQTYGADYSKNYSISAWIKPETERPTSILSQSSYNSLSYSQNTSKSSYWNGYCGWGETNNGFTAPDGSNTAQSIKVSYGTGCDSKTGRIQHLDTEIGKTYTASVWAKSRTGGDDFRLGLDDGNMCLFNLKTYWQYYSCTLEAVQEDRGYQFFNRKDNSTYFVWGAQRTPGKYAGPYTKTEASPEKTEGLNIWTEDGKLIYRYRTANKTVTAHVDAPLTRWTHFTATRKAGQNIKLHRNGEMQHKELISQKAADTLPPILGGTLEENITVFQGGIDELRIYNRSLTELEVEGLSFS is encoded by the coding sequence ATGCATTCTTTGAATATTATTACTCCGTATGATGCCAGGATTCTCATCGCAGCGGTAACGCTCATAGTAGCATTCTCAGCAGGTTTCGACACCTTACAGAAGCAAAATAGTTTTTCCGCCTCACTATCTGATGAAAACAGATCCGGACTTTCCGCATCTTCAAATCCGTTATCTCAAACCGCTAGTAGTTCTGCACTAAAGGAGGGACTAGAGGCTTATTATCGCTTTGACACTCTTGATATTTCCTCAGGCAATAGTATAGAATTTGATGGAACAGATGATTACATAGAGGCCAATGTAGAAGAATATCCTTCAGATGACTGCAGAAATAACTGCAATAATCCTGTGACTATTTCAGTTTGGATAAAACCAACTCAAGAGATTCAAGAATCAGCTATTGCAGGAAGGATGGATAAAGGAACCAATCACTGGAACGGATGGGGATCAGGGATAAAGTATGTCGATGGAGAAGTCAGAGCTTTCAGCAGGAATGACTACGGCGATACAAATCCGCCGCCGTTGAACCATACTCTATCAAATCCTACTGAGTGGCATCATATAATCGCAGTACTTAGAACAGATAATGGAAAACTCTTTGTCGACGGCAAACTGGTTGAACAGGGAAATCTAAACTCTGGATACAGCTATGAATTCGGCATAGGTGCACAGGTGAATGAAGGCAATAGCAAAAACTTCCAGGGCCAAATACAGAACATAAAGATCTATAACAGGTCAATAACACAGAAAGAAGCCAAGACCCTATTCTCAGACAAGCCCGCACCAAGAGAAAATTTAGTTCTTAGCTACCTCTTCAAAGGCCCACAGAGCTGTGATCTGACGTCAAATAACTCCTGTATAACTGACGACTCCGGCAGAGGTAACGCTGGGACGCCTCGTAATTTTGATGATAATAGCTTCAACACGGGCAGTGGCTGGAATTCAAAGGGACCTGTCGAAAGGTTGAAGTTCGAAAATCACGTCAAGGGATATGAACAAAGCTTGATCTTCAACAACAGAGAAGGCCTGATCAGCGGAGGATTCTTTGAAGGCTGGGAAGACAACAATAGTGATGGATGGCAGACGAACTGCGGAGGAGAACCAAGTTCGAGAATTGTTGAAGAAGGCTACAAAAGCGACTATTCCTACCTGATGAACTCTACCGGTGGAGACGGCCTGGCATGCGCTAAAATGTCAGACTTCGATTATGACGCTGTACAGGGAACAGAAATACAGTATGCCTGCAGAGGATATGGCTGCAAACTGATTGTATACAATGGATCTACAAGTATTTCGTCAGGGCCTGGCACGAGCCAACATGAATTCCATAGCGAGTGGAAAACATACACTACTACGATAGATAAAACAGAGGCCGACACAAACATTTACTTCTACAATGATGACACGGTAGGACACTGGGTTCAAATTGATGATATAACAGAAGGCCCTATACCTAGTGAAGGAAAATACGGAAACAGCTACGATTTTGACGGAGCCAACGATTATGTGGCGGTCCCCGACCTTATAGATAAAGATAATTTTTCGATATCGCTCTGGTTCAAGCCTGAAAAATCTGATTGGGAGAGCACTCTCTACGATATGTCTTCTTCCTCAAAGTACTTCTACATAGAAGGCACTCAAAGCAACATTACCTGGGGAAGAGAGGCCAGCTGCGATAATGATCTACGGGTTACCGTTGACCACTCTTTCACACCAGGAGAATGGTATCAGGTCAGTGTAACAGGAGCCTACAACACATCAATGCCTGACACCGTGTATGTGAACGGGGAGAAGAAGGCCACAGAGGTAGCGTATAACGGCGGAGGTGTAATGTGCGAAAAACCAAACTATGGGGAACCGCATATTGGAGCGATAACTGACACATATGGAGGAGTAAACACAAACTTCACAGGAAAAATAGACGATGTCAGATTCTACTCCAAAACGCTATCGGCCTCCGAAGAGCAGAGACTTTACCGCGGCGAACAAGTTACGGACGGCCTAACAGCTCAATGGAGCTTTGACTCCGGAGAACTAGGAAAAGTCTACGATACAGCAACAGCAGGTAAAGAAGGAATACTGGACAGTAAAGGAGTAAACTTTGGAGAGGCCTACAACAAAATACAGACCTACGGAGCAGACTACAGCAAAAACTACAGTATATCAGCATGGATAAAACCTGAAACAGAAAGGCCTACCTCAATTCTATCGCAGTCAAGCTATAACTCTCTAAGCTACTCTCAAAACACCAGCAAATCCTCTTACTGGAATGGCTACTGTGGATGGGGAGAAACAAACAACGGTTTTACCGCGCCTGATGGTTCAAACACTGCGCAAAGCATCAAAGTAAGCTACGGTACTGGATGCGACAGCAAAACCGGCAGAATACAGCATCTAGATACAGAAATAGGCAAGACCTACACCGCAAGTGTATGGGCCAAAAGTAGGACGGGAGGAGATGACTTCCGACTCGGCCTCGACGACGGAAACATGTGCCTCTTCAACCTGAAAACTTACTGGCAATACTACTCCTGCACTCTAGAAGCAGTTCAGGAAGACAGAGGATACCAGTTCTTCAATAGAAAAGACAACAGCACCTACTTTGTATGGGGCGCACAGAGAACACCAGGAAAATACGCAGGCCCATACACAAAAACAGAGGCCTCTCCAGAAAAAACTGAAGGCCTTAACATATGGACCGAAGATGGAAAACTTATCTACAGATACCGTACAGCTAATAAAACAGTTACCGCTCATGTAGATGCCCCGCTAACCCGCTGGACACACTTTACAGCAACAAGAAAAGCAGGGCAAAATATCAAACTACACAGAAACGGCGAAATGCAGCATAAAGAACTGATATCTCAGAAAGCTGCAGACACCTTGCCCCCTATACTAGGAGGCACGCTGGAAGAAAACATCACAGTATTCCAGGGAGGAATTGACGAGCTCAGAATCTACAACAGAAGCCTGACCGAATTAGAAGTAGAAGGCCTGAGCTTCAGTTAG
- a CDS encoding LamG domain-containing protein, which produces MSGQEVTTSGIEEGLNSYYRFESSGKTEQYSLRLDGTDDYVEVDDDGYPSKVTNFSQATYCAWIKPEALSSTGGADQRLIEKRDHTFSISLTTSGNISTTYWYQVDPSIENDGHTADKSLGYYDSGANEWVSDNLNKWYHFCTSFGPGDKSRIYINGQLDSEVTLPEKNGRNVGNFSHSTKTQFGRYRYDADHFYNGKIDEVKLYNKSLTGDQIREVKKGLPVESDNLMFYQRFNEGPENCGLSSTQKCLKGDSLYNWPATGYNINNTVGTQSGWSTDSPLNNLSLRDSSDNEFQMHTQGMENGEMSGNFLENWEENNSEGWQLGCGGQPENKMVEDTFISDYAYLLNSTGGDGLACTRLTDYTYSAVEGETIQYACKGYGCKLIVWNGSTDISSGPGTDYHEYSDEWKIYTTRVEKTQSDANIYMYNDDQVGHWAIYDMITEGPIQNRTPRGKGLRLDGYDDYIEIDRNITGVENFTVTGWVNYENLSRSTGNLGSSLIRANRDDYEWAIYAGNNNELKGYLYPEQGSNDSTILTTNINENQWYHAAIKREGKTFSLYLDGEKQASSTRDDVSGRIRSEQAIIGRPSTDSEKWLQGSVDDIRIYTRALSDKEIQKIYSGEPVSGELAGKWNFEDTDGKKAFDSASTGHKGILGGKALGGENSHLTSRTTLKGPEFTVTGWIEGDNSENMLKNPGFEEDPYDETNPENWNYPDENGWNVTDDRLAPNTEGSKSFGNPWNEGPGTWPNAYIYQNVSVEDNSAFKASAWINLPSYSDANWEGLKATPYVYEDDVRLHFYYYSENGTLLGENKTRWMGEAYNLNEEYVEKYGDWFHITPSYKPPKGTRTIRYQIDGGDGNNGYNGPSGGNAGLWMDDLSMKTYTAISENNRYGLTLHERKILAHVNGRFLESPELDKNWKLITLTFDGNTAKLYSGTQLIEEDYNISSSKKARGPTTLGRNYANKLDEVRIYNRSLNQNEIEKLAFQ; this is translated from the coding sequence GTGTCAGGTCAGGAAGTTACAACTTCGGGCATCGAAGAAGGCCTAAACTCTTACTACAGATTTGAATCCTCTGGAAAAACTGAACAGTACAGCTTGAGACTTGACGGGACAGATGACTACGTAGAGGTAGATGACGACGGATATCCAAGCAAAGTCACAAACTTCAGTCAGGCCACTTACTGCGCATGGATAAAGCCAGAGGCCCTGTCCTCAACTGGGGGAGCAGATCAAAGACTGATAGAGAAAAGAGACCACACTTTCAGCATAAGCCTCACGACATCAGGAAACATATCTACAACCTACTGGTACCAGGTAGATCCATCAATCGAAAATGATGGCCACACTGCTGACAAAAGCCTGGGCTATTACGATTCAGGAGCCAATGAATGGGTTTCAGATAACCTCAACAAATGGTACCACTTCTGCACAAGCTTCGGGCCTGGCGACAAAAGCAGGATCTACATAAACGGCCAGCTGGACAGTGAGGTAACGCTACCGGAGAAAAACGGCAGGAACGTAGGAAACTTTTCACATAGTACCAAGACACAGTTCGGCAGATACAGATATGACGCAGACCACTTCTACAACGGTAAAATAGATGAGGTAAAACTGTACAACAAATCTCTCACCGGAGATCAGATCAGAGAGGTCAAGAAAGGCCTTCCCGTAGAAAGCGACAATCTGATGTTCTACCAGAGATTCAACGAAGGCCCGGAAAACTGTGGTCTTTCCTCTACTCAAAAATGCCTGAAAGGAGATTCTCTATATAACTGGCCGGCAACGGGCTACAACATCAACAACACCGTAGGAACTCAGTCAGGTTGGTCCACGGACTCGCCGCTGAACAATCTTTCTCTTCGGGACAGCTCGGACAACGAATTCCAGATGCATACTCAGGGCATGGAAAACGGAGAGATGAGCGGAAACTTTCTGGAGAACTGGGAGGAAAATAACTCGGAAGGATGGCAGCTTGGCTGCGGAGGACAACCGGAGAACAAAATGGTGGAAGACACATTCATCAGCGACTACGCATACCTACTCAACTCGACAGGAGGAGACGGCCTCGCATGCACAAGACTGACAGACTATACATACTCAGCAGTAGAAGGAGAAACAATACAGTACGCATGTAAAGGGTACGGCTGCAAACTAATCGTCTGGAACGGATCCACAGATATCTCATCAGGCCCGGGAACCGACTACCACGAATACTCCGATGAATGGAAAATCTACACCACTCGCGTGGAAAAAACCCAGTCCGACGCCAACATCTACATGTACAACGACGATCAAGTGGGCCACTGGGCAATCTACGACATGATCACAGAAGGTCCGATACAGAACAGAACACCGAGAGGAAAAGGCCTTCGCCTCGATGGCTACGATGACTACATAGAAATAGACAGAAACATCACTGGAGTCGAAAACTTCACGGTAACTGGCTGGGTGAACTACGAGAATCTTTCCCGATCTACTGGAAACCTGGGCTCATCTCTTATCAGAGCAAACCGCGACGACTACGAATGGGCCATCTACGCAGGAAACAACAACGAACTCAAAGGATACCTGTACCCTGAGCAGGGAAGCAATGACTCAACAATCCTGACAACAAACATAAACGAAAATCAGTGGTACCACGCGGCAATAAAGAGAGAAGGAAAAACATTCAGCCTCTACCTTGACGGAGAAAAACAGGCCTCCTCCACAAGAGACGATGTCTCCGGAAGAATAAGATCGGAACAGGCAATAATCGGAAGGCCTTCAACAGACAGCGAAAAATGGCTGCAAGGCTCAGTCGACGACATAAGAATCTACACAAGAGCACTCAGTGACAAAGAAATACAGAAAATATACAGTGGAGAACCCGTCAGCGGAGAACTCGCAGGAAAATGGAATTTTGAAGACACAGACGGCAAAAAGGCCTTTGACTCCGCCTCTACAGGCCACAAAGGGATACTTGGAGGAAAAGCACTGGGAGGCGAGAACTCGCATCTAACTTCCCGAACAACACTAAAAGGCCCGGAATTCACAGTCACAGGCTGGATTGAAGGAGATAACTCTGAAAACATGCTGAAAAATCCGGGATTCGAGGAAGATCCTTACGACGAGACAAACCCTGAAAACTGGAATTATCCGGACGAAAACGGCTGGAACGTCACAGATGACAGACTGGCACCGAACACCGAAGGCTCAAAATCATTCGGAAACCCATGGAACGAAGGCCCAGGAACATGGCCAAACGCATACATCTACCAGAACGTCAGCGTAGAGGATAACTCCGCATTCAAGGCCTCAGCATGGATAAACCTTCCATCATACTCCGATGCCAACTGGGAAGGTCTCAAAGCCACTCCGTACGTCTATGAAGATGATGTCCGACTACATTTCTACTACTACAGCGAAAATGGAACACTTCTGGGAGAAAACAAAACTCGGTGGATGGGAGAGGCCTACAACCTCAATGAAGAATATGTGGAAAAATACGGCGACTGGTTCCACATAACACCTTCCTACAAACCACCGAAAGGAACAAGAACAATAAGATACCAGATAGATGGCGGAGACGGAAACAACGGATACAACGGCCCTTCCGGAGGAAACGCAGGCCTCTGGATGGACGACCTATCAATGAAAACCTACACCGCTATTTCAGAAAACAACAGGTATGGCCTGACACTGCATGAAAGAAAAATCCTGGCCCATGTCAACGGCAGATTCCTGGAAAGCCCCGAACTTGACAAGAACTGGAAACTCATCACGTTAACCTTTGACGGCAACACAGCAAAACTTTACTCAGGAACCCAGCTTATAGAAGAAGACTACAATATCTCAAGCAGCAAAAAAGCCAGAGGGCCCACAACACTGGGAAGAAACTATGCAAACAAGCTTGACGAAGTCAGAATCTACAATCGAAGTTTGAATCAAAATGAAATAGAAAAATTGGCATTCCAATAG
- a CDS encoding DUF2797 domain-containing protein yields the protein MNSIVKVQWKNSSDGWKAKLLLAGPNGFEKRGLQPGRKVSFEVTNERRCTGFAPSPGERAPCPEFREIDSGSQCSECRGKDIYSDYVRGDTQTDLDGEFSVYLAQIGQEVKVGVTRSEKIPKRWVEQGADYGAEILSGLSSKVALENEQDISSRGITERIRKEQKTNNPSDPRKLQKIMEEHDYDAEIVDVNSLTLYDRLQGEFSRKGLFQGEIHSVKGQIIGNGRLALAMTSGKVLKNPDQKGLNSF from the coding sequence GTGAATTCGATAGTCAAAGTACAGTGGAAGAATTCCTCTGACGGATGGAAAGCAAAACTACTGTTAGCAGGCCCGAATGGCTTCGAAAAAAGAGGTCTACAGCCAGGCAGAAAAGTTTCTTTCGAAGTAACTAATGAGAGAAGATGCACAGGATTTGCTCCAAGCCCTGGCGAAAGAGCGCCATGCCCGGAGTTCAGAGAAATTGACTCCGGTTCTCAGTGCAGCGAATGCCGTGGAAAAGACATTTACTCGGACTACGTCAGAGGAGATACACAGACAGATCTCGACGGAGAATTCTCAGTATACCTGGCACAGATCGGGCAAGAAGTAAAAGTTGGAGTCACAAGATCGGAGAAAATACCGAAGAGATGGGTTGAACAGGGAGCGGATTACGGCGCGGAAATACTTTCAGGCCTCTCATCAAAAGTAGCACTGGAAAACGAACAGGACATCTCCTCACGAGGCATAACAGAGAGAATAAGGAAAGAACAGAAGACAAACAATCCTTCGGATCCACGGAAACTTCAGAAAATAATGGAGGAACATGACTACGACGCTGAAATAGTCGATGTAAACTCTCTAACCTTATACGACAGACTACAGGGAGAGTTCTCCCGCAAAGGCCTTTTCCAGGGAGAAATACATTCAGTCAAAGGACAGATCATCGGCAACGGGAGACTCGCTCTCGCAATGACATCAGGAAAAGTACTGAAAAACCCGGATCAGAAAGGCCTTAACTCGTTTTAA
- a CDS encoding TraB/GumN family protein, producing MIHVYGTSHVSHESIDRINEAVEKHDPEIVALELDPLRLQALRTGDDNSSDGGPIFIRLLRKFQNKIGSKTGLMPGQEMLYAYHKSLGEDREVVLIDQDIRTTMRKLGKVRRKEKVKASLSLLAGLVLPGSLDVSSIPDEKLVQQMSVEMKHSFPGLYSVLMEERNVIMTESLKQVQRENPDSDIVAFVGAAHRKHLEDELSEFDSQSTVEEFL from the coding sequence ATGATACATGTATACGGAACATCCCACGTTTCTCACGAAAGCATTGACAGAATCAATGAGGCCGTTGAAAAACACGACCCTGAGATAGTGGCCTTGGAACTTGATCCTTTAAGACTTCAGGCCTTGAGAACAGGCGATGACAACAGCTCTGATGGAGGCCCGATCTTCATTAGGCTTTTGAGAAAGTTTCAGAACAAGATAGGTTCCAAAACAGGCCTGATGCCGGGCCAGGAAATGCTCTACGCATACCACAAATCTCTGGGAGAGGACAGAGAAGTAGTGCTCATCGACCAGGATATCCGAACTACTATGAGAAAGCTGGGGAAAGTTAGGAGGAAGGAGAAGGTTAAGGCCAGTCTATCGCTTCTTGCCGGCCTTGTGCTTCCTGGAAGTCTTGATGTGTCAAGTATTCCAGATGAAAAACTTGTACAGCAAATGAGTGTGGAAATGAAACACAGTTTTCCAGGCCTTTATTCTGTGCTGATGGAGGAGAGAAATGTTATAATGACTGAATCCTTGAAACAGGTTCAGAGAGAAAACCCGGACAGTGACATAGTTGCATTTGTCGGAGCAGCACACAGAAAACACTTGGAGGACGAACTCAGTGAATTCGATAGTCAAAGTACAGTGGAAGAATTCCTCTGA
- a CDS encoding LamG domain-containing protein — MVSLVNGSSYWRFEGNSSVLADFGSTNQNLDFSQPSPYFDGEENFAEVPHNPIYNQTNFSVTFWAYSPYFKDEYTWIGKKDFGTGGPWYFLTATRGVGEDVKVQESDIQFRFTDTSSSVQTFTTTGEPLKAGQWNHLAFSKSSSDLRLFLNGEKVGDWGVSNKMTSSTDPIVIGHEHGGHANWFEGSMDDIRFFNRPLSSSEVAKIYSDKDENTPGLVSHWSGESSGRNLTERVNNSEAYWRTPSTELVYDFESIETSSATDESDNNYDGSVNGRDNGLLKGGAQIEDGYYFQGLNISGEDDYAEINSSEEFSNMTNISFSVWARPSSSDLTNDPYLIRKWTNYGLQIVGGSPTLFINADYDTRDQLTSETPNLESGEWQHIVATYSGVTNTSRMYIDGNLVGSATGSQGKVEDSTEDIGFGMTTYSSQFGDSEFNGSIDQAKIFSQELNQSEVEKLHRMEDVSEDLIGEWTFDNENAGKIYDSSLSSSGISDNALHLDGINDNVTVSTSLTYPEESLTACAWIKPESTSQRPGIITQRDPLILDYQHGNAVFILDEQWSANLNSGNLQTGKWWHLCGTYKESTNNASLYVNGDIVDTQIKDYNLTNAGSTIQIGHRETGDGPQWFKGKIDEVKVESKALSAEGIEDMYLSERSELVQPTGEPNLENIAGERGVLETDTFEFNGVDSYAIDEDLFYPHQGFTVSLWVKNNEKWGKNRKEIWTSGPGEILIRGDNRPGWGKGSAIFHWNDGNEWYAIQSHNLTKGKWHHLTGVYNASSGEYRFYVDGQKQKRSPPSSAPVDNSQRLEDTTMKQYFGRHPSGDNLWNGKIDDLQIYRRPLTTSEVRELTFR; from the coding sequence GTGGTTTCACTTGTTAATGGCAGTTCTTATTGGAGGTTTGAAGGCAATAGCTCAGTTTTAGCTGACTTTGGAAGCACTAATCAGAACCTGGATTTTAGTCAGCCTTCACCTTATTTTGACGGCGAGGAAAACTTTGCTGAGGTTCCACACAACCCAATTTATAATCAAACGAATTTTTCTGTTACTTTCTGGGCCTATAGTCCTTATTTCAAGGACGAATATACATGGATCGGTAAAAAGGACTTTGGTACTGGCGGACCATGGTATTTTTTGACTGCTACTAGAGGAGTTGGTGAGGATGTAAAGGTTCAGGAATCTGACATCCAATTCCGCTTTACTGATACTTCCTCATCTGTTCAGACATTTACAACTACAGGCGAGCCCTTGAAAGCAGGGCAATGGAATCACCTAGCTTTTTCCAAATCAAGCTCAGACCTCAGGCTATTTCTTAACGGCGAGAAAGTCGGCGATTGGGGAGTTTCTAACAAAATGACTTCCTCTACCGATCCAATTGTTATAGGACACGAGCATGGCGGTCACGCAAACTGGTTTGAAGGAAGTATGGACGACATCCGTTTCTTTAACAGGCCCCTGAGTTCGTCTGAAGTTGCTAAGATATATTCAGATAAAGATGAAAATACTCCCGGACTGGTATCCCACTGGTCTGGAGAAAGTTCTGGGAGAAATCTTACCGAGAGAGTGAATAATAGCGAGGCCTACTGGCGAACCCCTTCAACAGAACTAGTTTATGATTTTGAGAGCATCGAGACCAGTTCTGCTACGGATGAATCCGATAACAACTATGATGGATCAGTTAACGGCAGAGATAATGGTCTTCTAAAGGGCGGAGCGCAGATTGAAGATGGATATTACTTCCAGGGTTTGAACATCAGCGGCGAGGATGATTATGCAGAGATTAATAGTTCTGAGGAGTTCTCCAATATGACAAATATCAGTTTTTCAGTATGGGCCCGGCCAAGTTCCAGCGATTTGACTAATGATCCTTACCTAATTAGAAAATGGACTAATTACGGTTTGCAGATTGTAGGCGGTTCTCCAACACTTTTTATCAATGCAGACTACGATACAAGAGATCAACTTACTAGTGAAACACCTAATCTAGAATCTGGGGAATGGCAGCACATTGTCGCTACGTACAGCGGAGTTACTAACACCTCTCGAATGTATATTGACGGCAATCTTGTCGGTAGTGCAACAGGATCTCAGGGAAAAGTCGAGGACAGTACAGAAGACATAGGCTTCGGAATGACTACTTACTCCAGTCAGTTCGGTGATTCCGAGTTCAACGGAAGCATTGATCAGGCAAAGATTTTCAGTCAGGAGCTGAACCAGTCTGAAGTAGAGAAACTTCATAGAATGGAGGACGTCAGTGAAGATCTTATCGGAGAATGGACTTTTGACAATGAAAACGCAGGCAAAATATATGATAGCTCTCTAAGTTCAAGCGGCATATCAGATAATGCTCTTCACCTTGACGGAATAAACGACAATGTTACAGTCAGCACATCCCTGACATATCCTGAAGAGTCATTGACAGCCTGTGCATGGATTAAACCCGAATCCACCAGTCAGAGGCCTGGTATAATCACTCAGAGAGATCCTCTGATTCTGGACTATCAACATGGTAATGCAGTATTCATACTTGATGAGCAGTGGTCTGCAAACCTGAATTCAGGAAATCTTCAGACAGGAAAATGGTGGCATCTCTGCGGTACCTACAAAGAGTCGACGAACAATGCATCTCTTTACGTAAATGGAGATATTGTTGACACACAGATCAAGGATTACAACCTGACAAATGCAGGATCTACGATACAGATAGGTCATAGAGAGACGGGTGATGGCCCTCAATGGTTCAAAGGGAAAATAGACGAGGTTAAAGTCGAGTCAAAGGCCCTTTCAGCTGAAGGGATAGAAGATATGTATCTCTCCGAGAGATCAGAGCTTGTTCAGCCTACAGGAGAACCTAATCTAGAAAATATAGCCGGAGAGCGAGGGGTCCTAGAAACAGATACTTTTGAGTTCAACGGCGTTGACAGCTATGCGATAGACGAAGATCTTTTCTACCCTCATCAGGGATTCACAGTATCTCTATGGGTTAAGAATAACGAAAAATGGGGTAAAAACAGGAAGGAAATCTGGACCTCAGGCCCTGGAGAAATACTTATCCGCGGAGATAATCGTCCGGGATGGGGCAAAGGTAGCGCAATCTTCCACTGGAACGACGGCAATGAGTGGTATGCTATCCAGTCACACAACCTTACCAAAGGAAAATGGCATCACCTAACCGGAGTTTACAATGCAAGTTCCGGAGAATACCGGTTCTACGTCGATGGCCAGAAACAGAAGAGATCTCCTCCAAGCTCTGCACCAGTAGACAATTCTCAAAGACTTGAAGATACAACCATGAAACAGTACTTCGGAAGACATCCATCAGGAGACAATCTCTGGAATGGAAAAATCGATGATCTACAGATTTACAGAAGGCCTCTAACAACATCAGAAGTCAGAGAACTCACTTTTAGGTAA
- a CDS encoding Cdc6/Cdc18 family protein — MSFNNIIEDARVLSADYLPNKMVHRDSERQVIADNLRPILSEEQPLDMLIHGPPGTGKTAMANYVVNELHKHAMDLESGSIDCFRNPSRFEAYYQLLTDMGEFITREGTATEELVDKLEKKARKKPMVVIVDEVDQIKEESFLYDISRLNKVGVIMISNRENVFGQLDDRIQSSFSTREDIRFESYSVKELTDILVDRREYGLKPGAATRAQLEMVAEKSSGDARVAIGTLRMAARKAEREDLEEIPDRIFEESFSDAVEKNKSVSLNKLHDHQRILYNVIKEEGEVRPGDLYEEYRTRTDDPRNSRTLRRYLNKMVDYGLIEASGEKRGRKYSPAS; from the coding sequence TTGAGTTTCAATAATATTATAGAAGATGCGCGTGTTCTTTCCGCGGATTATCTTCCGAATAAGATGGTGCATAGGGATAGCGAGCGTCAGGTAATTGCAGATAATTTAAGGCCTATTCTTTCTGAGGAGCAGCCTCTTGACATGCTTATTCATGGGCCTCCTGGTACTGGGAAGACTGCTATGGCTAATTATGTTGTTAACGAGTTGCATAAGCATGCAATGGATCTAGAGTCGGGTTCAATTGATTGTTTCCGTAATCCTTCGCGTTTTGAGGCCTATTATCAGTTGTTGACTGATATGGGTGAGTTTATTACTCGTGAAGGTACTGCTACTGAGGAGCTTGTTGATAAGCTTGAGAAAAAGGCCCGGAAGAAGCCTATGGTCGTGATTGTTGACGAAGTTGATCAGATCAAGGAGGAGAGTTTTCTCTACGATATTTCTCGCCTGAACAAGGTTGGAGTAATCATGATTTCAAACAGGGAGAATGTTTTCGGCCAGCTGGACGATAGGATTCAGTCATCTTTCTCTACACGCGAGGATATTCGTTTTGAAAGTTATTCTGTGAAGGAGTTGACTGATATTCTTGTTGACCGTCGTGAGTATGGTTTGAAGCCTGGAGCAGCTACCAGAGCCCAGCTTGAGATGGTTGCTGAAAAGTCAAGCGGCGATGCCCGTGTTGCCATTGGTACTCTGCGTATGGCTGCGAGGAAGGCCGAAAGAGAGGATCTTGAGGAGATTCCTGACAGGATTTTCGAGGAAAGTTTTTCGGACGCTGTGGAGAAGAACAAGTCTGTTTCACTGAACAAACTGCATGACCACCAGAGAATACTGTACAACGTGATCAAAGAGGAAGGTGAGGTCCGGCCCGGCGATCTTTACGAAGAGTATCGGACACGGACTGACGACCCTAGAAACAGCAGAACTTTGAGAAGGTATCTGAATAAAATGGTTGATTACGGCCTTATAGAGGCCTCTGGCGAGAAGAGAGGTCGCAAGTATTCTCCGGCTTCGTGA